The proteins below are encoded in one region of Mya arenaria isolate MELC-2E11 chromosome 15, ASM2691426v1:
- the LOC128220814 gene encoding uncharacterized protein LOC128220814 isoform X2, which yields MLPVRMFYKFACTIAVIGHTLALEKFECHGTLCNWKGEEQFCQAAYPYCRNCNDITDDCLTFTAPKNCSNTCHEFLKTKALQEQSNIKCPHLPSLQNGSYNEEGPFKHGQVAVATCDPGFTLTGDKSLFCFDGEWNVLPPVCTRVTCDDPPALMDGKWFIDDPAQNTYVARFQCNAEFDLVGPKEGQCSLKGTLEPVSKGLGTIFPVCQKKHQMNQVIFYIVVSVSGVLATALVVSQVCLCCFKQKIPMMIYDKRKPKIRDVETGYVHIEKDNVQHDKEYDNVNERAKLLETTEETKLVKSERDEVSQLSDESSHKGSDNRRRVSAESKHGDLRIDVNISNNQAVNFNGDTATKQNKQSNNDHDKDEGNIPQPVHHDQYPTQETEHSDGCEPSAPDISLLNDSDNENDSNSVIYNEINDITRDIDREAEGLHEPVATILADNADIPTANIPFEVERGRDVSVIDQRQNPISQETEQQSSISKANVSFGNSSIPAVDMYKR from the exons atgCTTCCAGTCAGAATGTTCTACAAATTTGCTTGTACCATTGCTGTAATAGGGCACACTTTGGCGCTAGAGAAATTTGAATGCCACGGTACATTGTGCAACTG GAAAGGTGAGGAACAGTTTTGCCAGGCGGCCTATCCCTATTGCAGGAATTGCAATGATATCACCGACGATTGTCTCACATTTACTGCCCCTAAAAACTGTTCGAACACATGCCACG aatttctgaaaacaaaagcGCTGCAAGAACAATCGA ACATCAAGTGTCCTCACTTGCCAAGTCTTCAAAATGGATCATACAACGAAGAAGGACCTTTCAAACATGGTCAAGTAGCAGTTGCAACATGCGACCCTGGTTTTACACTCACCGGAGACAAAAGCCTCTTTTGTTTCGATGGGGAATGGAATGTTTTGCCCCCGGTCTGCACAA GAGTCACCTGCGATGATCCACCTGCGTTGATGGATGGTAAGTGGTTCATTGATGATCCCGCCCAAAACACATATGTCGCGCGTTTCCAGTGTAATGCAGAGTTCGATTTGGTTGGACCAAAAGAAGGGCAATGTTCCTTGAAAGGTACCTTGGAGCCAGTATCAAAAGGGCTCGGGACAATCTTTCCAGTTTGTCAGAAGAAACATCAGATGAATCAAGTTATCTTTTATATAGTTG TTAGTGTATCTGGTGTTTTGGCTACAGCTCTTGTCGTTTCGCAAGTATGTCTATGCtgcttcaaacaaaaaataccgATGATGATCTATGATAAACGAAAGCCTAAAATCAGAGACGTTGAAACAGGCTATGTACACATTGAGAAAGATAATGTTCAGCATGACAAAGAGTATGACAATGTCAATGAAAGAGCAAAGCTCTTAGAAACAACGGAAGAAACTAAACTGGTAAAATCAG AAAGAGACGAGGTAAGCCAACTGAGCGACGAATCCAGTCACAAAGGAAGCGATAACAGGAGGAGAGTGTCGGCTGAAAGTAAAC ACGGAGATTTACGTATTGACGTTAATATATCTAATAACCAAGCTGTAAATTTCAATGGTGATACAGCCACAAAGCAAAACAAGCAGTCGAACAATGATCATGACAAGGATGAAGGTAATATCCCACAACCTGTGCACCATGATCAATATCCCACACAGGAAACTGAACATTCAGATGGCTGTGAACCATCAGCTCCGGACATTAGCTTGCTAAATGACAGTGACAACGAAAACGACAGCAACAGTGTCATATACAATGAAATTAACGACATTACCCGGGATATTGACAGGGAGGCTGAAGGTCTACATGAACCAGTTGCCACCATTTTAGCTGATAACGCTGATATTCCTACAGCAAACATTCCGTTTGAAGTTGAGCGAGGTAGAGATGTAAGTGTGATTGATCAAAGACAAAACCCAATTAGTCAAGAGACTGAACAGCAGTCTTCAATTTCTAAAGCCAATGTTTCCTTCGGAAACTCAAGCATACCGGCTGTAGATATGTACAAACGTTGA
- the LOC128220814 gene encoding uncharacterized protein LOC128220814 isoform X1 produces MWYTSWIQRKQSIILQTATKDQKTKLKFQAYKTLKMLPVRMFYKFACTIAVIGHTLALEKFECHGTLCNWKGEEQFCQAAYPYCRNCNDITDDCLTFTAPKNCSNTCHEFLKTKALQEQSNIKCPHLPSLQNGSYNEEGPFKHGQVAVATCDPGFTLTGDKSLFCFDGEWNVLPPVCTRVTCDDPPALMDGKWFIDDPAQNTYVARFQCNAEFDLVGPKEGQCSLKGTLEPVSKGLGTIFPVCQKKHQMNQVIFYIVVSVSGVLATALVVSQVCLCCFKQKIPMMIYDKRKPKIRDVETGYVHIEKDNVQHDKEYDNVNERAKLLETTEETKLVKSERDEVSQLSDESSHKGSDNRRRVSAESKHGDLRIDVNISNNQAVNFNGDTATKQNKQSNNDHDKDEGNIPQPVHHDQYPTQETEHSDGCEPSAPDISLLNDSDNENDSNSVIYNEINDITRDIDREAEGLHEPVATILADNADIPTANIPFEVERGRDVSVIDQRQNPISQETEQQSSISKANVSFGNSSIPAVDMYKR; encoded by the exons atgtggtATACCAGTtg GATTCAACGGAAACAATCAATTATATTACAAACAGCCACGAAAGACcagaaaacaaaacttaagtttCAAG cttacaaaactttgaaaatgCTTCCAGTCAGAATGTTCTACAAATTTGCTTGTACCATTGCTGTAATAGGGCACACTTTGGCGCTAGAGAAATTTGAATGCCACGGTACATTGTGCAACTG GAAAGGTGAGGAACAGTTTTGCCAGGCGGCCTATCCCTATTGCAGGAATTGCAATGATATCACCGACGATTGTCTCACATTTACTGCCCCTAAAAACTGTTCGAACACATGCCACG aatttctgaaaacaaaagcGCTGCAAGAACAATCGA ACATCAAGTGTCCTCACTTGCCAAGTCTTCAAAATGGATCATACAACGAAGAAGGACCTTTCAAACATGGTCAAGTAGCAGTTGCAACATGCGACCCTGGTTTTACACTCACCGGAGACAAAAGCCTCTTTTGTTTCGATGGGGAATGGAATGTTTTGCCCCCGGTCTGCACAA GAGTCACCTGCGATGATCCACCTGCGTTGATGGATGGTAAGTGGTTCATTGATGATCCCGCCCAAAACACATATGTCGCGCGTTTCCAGTGTAATGCAGAGTTCGATTTGGTTGGACCAAAAGAAGGGCAATGTTCCTTGAAAGGTACCTTGGAGCCAGTATCAAAAGGGCTCGGGACAATCTTTCCAGTTTGTCAGAAGAAACATCAGATGAATCAAGTTATCTTTTATATAGTTG TTAGTGTATCTGGTGTTTTGGCTACAGCTCTTGTCGTTTCGCAAGTATGTCTATGCtgcttcaaacaaaaaataccgATGATGATCTATGATAAACGAAAGCCTAAAATCAGAGACGTTGAAACAGGCTATGTACACATTGAGAAAGATAATGTTCAGCATGACAAAGAGTATGACAATGTCAATGAAAGAGCAAAGCTCTTAGAAACAACGGAAGAAACTAAACTGGTAAAATCAG AAAGAGACGAGGTAAGCCAACTGAGCGACGAATCCAGTCACAAAGGAAGCGATAACAGGAGGAGAGTGTCGGCTGAAAGTAAAC ACGGAGATTTACGTATTGACGTTAATATATCTAATAACCAAGCTGTAAATTTCAATGGTGATACAGCCACAAAGCAAAACAAGCAGTCGAACAATGATCATGACAAGGATGAAGGTAATATCCCACAACCTGTGCACCATGATCAATATCCCACACAGGAAACTGAACATTCAGATGGCTGTGAACCATCAGCTCCGGACATTAGCTTGCTAAATGACAGTGACAACGAAAACGACAGCAACAGTGTCATATACAATGAAATTAACGACATTACCCGGGATATTGACAGGGAGGCTGAAGGTCTACATGAACCAGTTGCCACCATTTTAGCTGATAACGCTGATATTCCTACAGCAAACATTCCGTTTGAAGTTGAGCGAGGTAGAGATGTAAGTGTGATTGATCAAAGACAAAACCCAATTAGTCAAGAGACTGAACAGCAGTCTTCAATTTCTAAAGCCAATGTTTCCTTCGGAAACTCAAGCATACCGGCTGTAGATATGTACAAACGTTGA